Proteins encoded by one window of Streptomyces clavuligerus:
- the glmU gene encoding bifunctional UDP-N-acetylglucosamine diphosphorylase/glucosamine-1-phosphate N-acetyltransferase GlmU produces the protein MSANRPAAVVVLAAGEGTRMKSKTPKVLHEISGRSLVGHVVSAARELDPRNLVVVVGHAGERVTAHLAERFPGTRTAFQAEQNGTGHAVRIALGELGGETDGTVVVVCGDTPLLSGRTLTALAATHAADGNAVTVLTAEVPDSTGYGRIVRDADGAVTEIVEHKDATAGQREILEINSGVFAFDGKLLAEALGKVRTDNSQGEEYLTDVLGILRTAGHRVGACVAGDHREILGINNRVQLAEARRLLNERLLEQAMLAGVTVVDPASVLVDVTVTFEPDAVIHPGTQLLGASHLAEGAEVGPNTRLKDTVVGAGARVDNAVADSAEIGPGASVGPFAYLRPGTRLGTKAKAGTYVEMKNATIGEGTKVPHLSYVGDATIGEYTNIGAASVFVNYDGEAKHHTTIGSHCKTGSDNMFVAPVTVGDGAYTAAGSVITKDVPAGSLAVARGQQRNIEGWVARKRPGSAAAQAAATASERATGEN, from the coding sequence GTGAGCGCCAACCGCCCGGCCGCCGTCGTCGTCCTCGCAGCGGGTGAGGGCACCCGTATGAAGTCGAAGACCCCCAAGGTTCTGCACGAGATCAGCGGGCGCTCGCTCGTCGGGCACGTCGTCAGCGCGGCCCGGGAACTGGACCCCCGCAACCTCGTCGTGGTCGTCGGCCACGCCGGCGAGCGGGTCACAGCCCATCTGGCGGAACGCTTCCCCGGCACCCGTACCGCCTTCCAGGCGGAGCAGAACGGCACCGGGCACGCGGTCCGCATCGCCCTCGGTGAGCTGGGCGGGGAGACCGACGGGACCGTGGTGGTCGTCTGCGGGGACACCCCGCTGCTGTCCGGCCGGACCCTGACCGCGCTGGCCGCCACGCACGCCGCCGACGGCAACGCCGTGACGGTGCTCACCGCCGAGGTCCCCGACTCGACCGGCTACGGCCGGATCGTGCGGGACGCGGACGGCGCGGTCACCGAGATCGTGGAGCACAAGGACGCCACCGCGGGGCAGCGGGAGATCCTTGAGATCAACTCCGGTGTCTTCGCCTTCGACGGCAAGCTGCTGGCGGAGGCGCTCGGCAAGGTGCGCACCGACAACAGCCAGGGCGAGGAGTATCTGACCGATGTCCTCGGCATCCTGCGGACGGCCGGTCACCGGGTCGGCGCCTGTGTCGCCGGTGACCACCGCGAGATCCTGGGGATCAACAACCGGGTCCAGCTCGCCGAGGCCCGGCGGCTGCTCAACGAGCGGCTGCTGGAACAGGCCATGCTCGCCGGGGTGACCGTCGTCGACCCGGCCTCCGTGCTCGTCGATGTCACCGTCACTTTTGAGCCGGACGCCGTCATCCACCCGGGCACCCAGCTCCTGGGCGCCAGCCACCTCGCCGAAGGCGCCGAGGTCGGCCCCAACACCCGGCTGAAGGACACCGTCGTGGGCGCGGGCGCCCGGGTCGACAACGCCGTGGCCGACTCCGCGGAGATCGGCCCCGGCGCCTCCGTCGGCCCGTTCGCCTATCTGCGTCCGGGCACCAGGCTCGGCACGAAGGCCAAGGCCGGGACCTATGTCGAGATGAAGAACGCGACGATCGGGGAAGGCACCAAGGTTCCCCATCTGTCGTATGTCGGTGACGCCACGATCGGCGAGTACACGAACATCGGCGCCGCCAGCGTCTTCGTGAACTACGACGGCGAGGCCAAGCACCACACCACGATCGGTTCCCACTGCAAGACCGGCTCCGACAATATGTTTGTGGCGCCTGTCACGGTCGGGGACGGCGCCTACACCGCGGCCGGGTCCGTCATCACCAAGGACGTACCGGCGGGCTCACTGGCCGTCGCCCGTGGCCAGCAGCGGAATATCGAGGGCTGGGTGGCCCGCAAGCGCCCCGGGAGCGCTGCCGCCCAGGCCGCCGCCACGGCGTCCGAACGAGCCACTGGCGAGAACTGA
- a CDS encoding sensor histidine kinase, translated as MTTTGAHQDATGTPPRTWLWWGRRRSAVLDIGLALVSAVECSAEAVRFTAQIGASTSFGAVFGLLIGSLLVLRRQWPLAVVLVSIAITPAEMGIGMTMVGLYTLAASEVPRRIIGILSGMSLTATLIISFVAVRHDVQSSQLDDPGVWYVPIMAGFIAVGLTVPPVLLGLYVGARRRLMESLRDRADSLEQELSLLADRAEERAEWARTEERTRIAREMHDVVAHRVSLMVVHAAALQAIALKDPQKAVRNAALVGDMGRQALTELREMLGVLRAGDGGQRRTGQVPLAAVAVAAAAAAAAAAEDGGPRIADVEDLVGQSRQTGMVVELAVQGEVRAYAPEVEQTAFRVVQEALTNVHKHAAGAKVLVRLAHRESEVAMQVENGAPDAAGSAADADLPSGGNGLVGMRERVLALGGVFVSGPTDAGGFRVSAVLPHRADV; from the coding sequence ATGACCACAACGGGGGCACACCAGGACGCCACGGGCACGCCGCCCCGCACCTGGCTGTGGTGGGGACGGCGGCGCAGCGCGGTGCTCGACATCGGGCTCGCCCTGGTCTCGGCGGTGGAGTGCTCGGCCGAGGCGGTGCGGTTCACGGCCCAGATCGGGGCGTCGACCTCGTTCGGAGCGGTCTTCGGACTGCTCATCGGCTCGCTCCTGGTCCTGCGGAGACAGTGGCCGCTCGCCGTCGTCCTGGTCTCGATCGCGATCACCCCGGCCGAGATGGGCATCGGGATGACCATGGTCGGCCTCTATACGCTCGCCGCGTCCGAGGTGCCGCGCCGGATCATCGGCATTCTCAGCGGGATGTCGCTGACCGCGACCCTGATCATCAGCTTTGTCGCGGTCCGTCATGATGTGCAGTCCTCACAGCTCGACGACCCGGGCGTCTGGTACGTACCGATCATGGCCGGATTCATAGCCGTCGGCCTCACCGTGCCGCCCGTGCTCCTCGGTCTCTATGTGGGGGCGCGGCGGCGGCTGATGGAGAGTCTGCGGGACCGCGCCGACAGCCTGGAACAGGAGTTGTCGCTGCTCGCCGACCGCGCCGAGGAACGGGCGGAGTGGGCGCGCACGGAGGAACGGACCCGGATCGCGCGGGAGATGCACGACGTCGTCGCGCACCGGGTGAGCCTGATGGTGGTGCACGCGGCGGCGCTCCAGGCGATCGCGCTGAAGGACCCGCAGAAGGCGGTCAGGAACGCGGCGCTGGTGGGGGACATGGGGCGGCAGGCCCTGACCGAGCTGCGGGAGATGCTGGGCGTGCTGCGCGCGGGCGACGGGGGGCAGCGGCGCACCGGGCAGGTGCCGCTCGCCGCCGTCGCCGTCGCCGCCGCGGCGGCTGCCGCTGCCGCCGCCGAGGACGGCGGACCGCGCATCGCCGACGTGGAGGACCTGGTCGGGCAGTCCCGTCAGACGGGGATGGTCGTCGAGCTGGCCGTCCAGGGGGAGGTCCGCGCCTACGCCCCGGAGGTCGAGCAGACCGCGTTCCGGGTGGTGCAGGAGGCGCTGACCAACGTCCACAAGCACGCGGCGGGCGCGAAGGTCCTGGTGCGGCTCGCGCACCGGGAGAGCGAGGTCGCCATGCAGGTCGAGAACGGGGCGCCGGACGCGGCGGGGAGCGCCGCCGACGCGGATCTGCCCAGCGGCGGCAATGGGCTGGTCGGGATGAGGGAACGGGTGCTCGCGCTCGGGGGCGTCTTCGTGTCGGGGCCGACGGACGCGGGCGGCTTCCGGGTCTCGGCGGTGCTGCCGCACCGGGCGGACGTCTGA
- a CDS encoding SUKH-3 domain-containing protein — translation MSDKLSTTRFPVAVDAALRDAGWQPGRWDIKLAEHWADALRAYESPAGHRHAVSPAAVEAWAEFGGLRIAPPGPGRQTAPPVVLMEPLAGLHLARTLADLGRALDTEISPLGVEGNDQAVLAIDAEGRVYSVDHTGDWYLGPDLDQALTTLVTGLLPRRLTLT, via the coding sequence ATGTCCGACAAACTCAGCACCACCCGGTTCCCGGTCGCCGTCGACGCGGCGCTGCGCGACGCGGGGTGGCAGCCCGGCCGCTGGGACATCAAGCTGGCCGAACACTGGGCCGACGCCCTGCGCGCGTACGAGTCGCCCGCGGGGCACCGGCACGCCGTCTCCCCCGCCGCCGTCGAGGCGTGGGCCGAGTTCGGCGGGCTGCGGATAGCCCCGCCGGGGCCCGGGCGGCAGACCGCGCCGCCGGTGGTGCTCATGGAGCCGCTGGCGGGTCTGCACCTGGCGCGCACCCTCGCGGACCTGGGGCGGGCGCTGGACACGGAGATATCCCCGCTGGGGGTGGAGGGAAACGATCAGGCGGTGCTGGCCATCGACGCGGAGGGCCGCGTCTACAGCGTGGACCACACCGGGGACTGGTATCTGGGCCCGGACCTCGACCAGGCGCTGACCACCCTGGTCACGGGGCTGCTGCCGCGCCGTCTCACCCTGACCTGA
- a CDS encoding YwqJ-related putative deaminase: protein MHTARPDSPATAGDPRLSWSATGEVRPPALSHRRDGILPAVAAALLVRGETLKSTAGKGDQPPVLHPLVQDFLDTLPSGQRERFTGRCAEAILLSRHLATAETERSKRARRRPLSPSEAKRSLKQARLTARRIREDGDPLHGSYAPPCRSCTAMLDHFGVRAVDPTAPENG, encoded by the coding sequence ATGCACACAGCGCGACCAGACAGTCCGGCGACAGCGGGGGACCCCCGGCTGAGTTGGAGTGCCACCGGGGAGGTCCGTCCGCCCGCTCTCAGCCACCGCCGCGACGGCATACTGCCCGCCGTGGCCGCGGCGCTCCTCGTCCGGGGGGAGACGCTGAAGTCCACGGCGGGCAAGGGCGATCAGCCACCGGTTCTGCACCCGCTGGTGCAGGACTTCCTCGACACCCTGCCCAGCGGGCAGCGGGAACGCTTCACCGGGCGCTGCGCCGAGGCGATCCTGCTCTCCCGGCATCTCGCCACCGCCGAGACCGAGCGCTCCAAACGGGCCCGGCGCCGCCCCCTCTCCCCCAGCGAGGCCAAACGCTCACTGAAGCAGGCCCGGCTGACGGCCCGCAGGATCCGGGAGGACGGCGACCCGCTGCACGGCAGCTATGCGCCGCCCTGCCGCTCCTGTACGGCGATGCTCGACCACTTCGGGGTCCGCGCCGTGGACCCGACCGCACCCGAGAACGGCTGA
- a CDS encoding SMI1/KNR4 family protein, whose product MTTDRQGLGGPPGAGTQGAPGAAPAGAAGPGAPGAPNAVYAGQLVRFPDPVRASRHPRGVRVDADGYPDFSPYARAAAEVAEPPAGFGVDELRLTDYVSANAALHASGHPLWNTLPAVATPHGWTWHHVRGTRRLELIPVEVKALLRHHGGLATAAVDHDKRGTRPLQETRPAHFRLPKGTLAVTEQQIAGVEEDLGFRLPGAYRTFLKAAGGAAPAGVALDAELGLLVDQPFLTVRDEASLNDLVYVNKCLRDHLTKDYLGVGFVQGGLLAVKARGTATGSVWFCAHDDARDRDGLPVQERMERLLLPCGDDFDAFLKRLAGSPPELENVAKLMVDGGFARAVPVPDEG is encoded by the coding sequence ATGACGACAGATCGGCAGGGGCTGGGGGGCCCGCCCGGTGCCGGGACCCAGGGAGCGCCGGGCGCGGCCCCGGCCGGTGCCGCCGGGCCGGGTGCGCCCGGCGCGCCCAACGCGGTCTACGCCGGTCAGCTCGTCCGTTTCCCCGACCCCGTACGGGCCTCCCGCCATCCCCGGGGCGTCCGGGTGGACGCCGACGGCTACCCCGACTTCTCCCCGTACGCGCGCGCGGCGGCCGAAGTGGCCGAGCCCCCGGCGGGCTTCGGCGTCGACGAGCTGCGGCTCACGGACTACGTCTCCGCGAACGCCGCGCTGCACGCGAGCGGGCATCCGCTGTGGAACACGCTCCCGGCCGTCGCGACCCCGCACGGCTGGACCTGGCACCACGTCCGCGGCACCCGTCGGCTCGAACTGATCCCTGTCGAGGTCAAGGCGCTGCTGAGGCACCACGGCGGGCTGGCGACCGCCGCCGTCGACCACGACAAGCGCGGCACCCGCCCGCTCCAGGAGACCCGGCCCGCGCACTTCAGGCTGCCGAAGGGGACGCTCGCCGTCACCGAGCAGCAGATCGCCGGTGTCGAGGAGGACCTGGGCTTCCGGCTGCCGGGTGCCTACCGCACCTTCCTCAAGGCCGCGGGCGGCGCGGCACCGGCCGGGGTGGCGCTCGACGCGGAGCTGGGCCTCCTCGTCGACCAGCCCTTCCTGACCGTGCGGGACGAGGCGTCCCTCAACGACCTCGTGTATGTCAACAAATGTCTGCGCGACCATCTGACCAAGGACTATCTGGGCGTCGGATTCGTCCAGGGCGGTCTGCTCGCGGTCAAGGCGCGGGGGACGGCGACCGGGTCGGTCTGGTTCTGCGCGCACGACGACGCCCGGGACCGCGACGGACTCCCGGTCCAGGAGCGGATGGAACGGCTGCTGCTGCCGTGCGGCGACGACTTCGACGCCTTTCTGAAGCGGCTCGCGGGCAGCCCGCCCGAGCTGGAGAACGTGGCGAAGCTGATGGTGGACGGCGGCTTCGCGCGCGCGGTACCCGTCCCGGACGAGGGGTGA
- a CDS encoding SUKH-4 family immunity protein yields MVTFAQAQERADEWVNGDVPPYQQREVRVREFELGFVVWAEDREGGGRADGGGQRLVIARDSGEATLWPGLPVGEVIRRYEEEYGVRDAAPAAVPEQQRRIDQHQTSFLLSPPEWLEDEGEDEGGTTAAGRDDATGPGGGARADTPGSGTGPGTASGGAGGTGEAPVSGGTGSASAPGTASVSVPGSGPTGAWAGGPTAANASQAGGRSLGGDGAWDDSSGTGAAAAGSATPTRWTDVNADGGTDDASVPLPDTVYSAPVRRSGAETAAAEADAEAPTALIPGGSQLPPTVRESREKVLRAAGIGAPGRDGRPTGDGRQEKANGELRGKGSERESGERPEAPVGDAGSLSAPGSASGSVSASGATPPPPSARPAASAVPAGPGGPGAPASGYRPTQQNPQLPPEQGKTPPPGPPPAVGTPADGVHHAATVLSEPGRLGGTGAGGAGAGPLPPVSPPAPPGPPGSPPVVGTPPGGVHHAATVLSEPGRLGGTGAGGAGAGPLPPVSPPGPPGPAAYGYPLRPTGVPTVGPGYQAVLRYRAPDGSEARLIRRSAPGTPHPEWQLLYELRALGVPPHQVLELHTELESCRLPGGYCARMIAESWPQARITSIAPYGTDHAARQQGMSQLLTHQGELHQVADGPARPAPARAPLPQLPPAPPVPPQALAQELAAAFGPQGICRFDQRAVSRQGVPEAVSATLAWAGLPADFNPFFWAQPAHPVVLTLAELAAQRQVRSASDAASYLVVGNDFGRQICVQYGTAHIVAVPLEAGPDGAPAQPQFVNSGLPEFVRCMAMLGRMWRFRYGLTPEQAGRWTVDFQAHLTALDPAALSSPENWWSVLLEQMWDGLL; encoded by the coding sequence ATGGTGACGTTCGCGCAGGCGCAGGAGCGCGCCGACGAGTGGGTCAACGGCGATGTGCCGCCGTACCAGCAGCGCGAGGTGCGGGTACGGGAGTTCGAGCTGGGCTTCGTGGTCTGGGCCGAGGACCGCGAGGGCGGGGGGCGCGCCGACGGCGGCGGGCAGCGGCTCGTCATCGCCCGGGACAGCGGCGAGGCGACGCTGTGGCCGGGGCTGCCGGTGGGCGAGGTGATCCGGCGGTACGAGGAGGAGTACGGCGTACGGGACGCCGCCCCGGCCGCCGTGCCGGAGCAGCAGCGGCGGATCGACCAGCATCAGACGTCGTTCCTGCTGAGCCCGCCGGAGTGGCTGGAGGACGAGGGCGAGGACGAGGGCGGGACGACGGCGGCCGGGCGGGACGACGCCACGGGCCCGGGTGGCGGGGCGCGGGCGGACACCCCCGGCTCCGGTACCGGACCGGGTACTGCGTCCGGTGGGGCTGGTGGGACTGGTGAGGCTCCCGTGTCCGGGGGGACCGGCAGTGCTTCGGCTCCCGGTACGGCTTCGGTCTCCGTCCCCGGGTCCGGCCCGACCGGCGCGTGGGCGGGCGGGCCGACGGCGGCCAACGCGTCGCAGGCGGGCGGCCGTTCGCTCGGCGGCGACGGGGCATGGGACGACTCCTCGGGGACGGGTGCCGCCGCGGCGGGTTCCGCGACCCCGACGCGCTGGACGGATGTGAACGCCGACGGCGGCACGGACGACGCCTCCGTGCCGCTGCCGGACACCGTGTACTCGGCGCCGGTCCGCCGGAGCGGGGCGGAGACCGCGGCGGCGGAAGCGGACGCCGAGGCTCCGACGGCGCTGATCCCCGGGGGCAGCCAGCTGCCGCCGACGGTGCGGGAGTCGCGGGAGAAGGTGCTCCGCGCGGCGGGCATCGGGGCGCCCGGCCGGGACGGGCGGCCGACGGGCGACGGACGACAGGAGAAGGCGAACGGGGAGCTGCGCGGGAAGGGGAGCGAGAGGGAGAGCGGGGAGCGGCCGGAGGCGCCCGTCGGGGACGCCGGTTCGCTTTCCGCCCCGGGTTCCGCTTCAGGTTCCGTTTCGGCTTCCGGTGCCACGCCCCCTCCGCCGTCGGCGCGGCCCGCCGCGTCCGCTGTGCCCGCAGGGCCCGGGGGGCCGGGCGCGCCCGCGAGCGGCTACCGGCCCACGCAGCAGAACCCCCAGCTCCCGCCCGAGCAGGGGAAGACCCCGCCGCCCGGTCCGCCCCCGGCGGTCGGTACGCCTGCGGACGGGGTGCATCACGCGGCGACGGTGCTGTCCGAGCCGGGCCGTCTCGGCGGTACGGGTGCGGGCGGTGCGGGTGCGGGGCCGCTGCCGCCCGTGTCGCCGCCCGCGCCCCCCGGTCCGCCCGGTTCGCCTCCGGTGGTGGGCACGCCCCCGGGCGGGGTGCACCATGCGGCGACGGTGCTGTCCGAGCCGGGCCGTCTGGGCGGTACGGGTGCGGGGGGTGCGGGTGCGGGGCCGCTGCCGCCCGTGTCGCCCCCCGGGCCGCCCGGCCCCGCCGCGTACGGATATCCGCTGCGGCCCACCGGTGTACCCACCGTCGGCCCCGGGTACCAGGCCGTCCTGCGCTACCGCGCGCCCGACGGCTCCGAGGCCCGGCTCATCCGCCGCTCCGCGCCGGGCACCCCGCACCCGGAGTGGCAGCTCCTGTACGAGCTGCGCGCCCTCGGCGTGCCGCCGCACCAGGTGCTGGAGCTGCACACCGAGCTGGAGTCGTGCAGGCTGCCCGGCGGCTACTGCGCCCGGATGATCGCCGAGAGCTGGCCCCAGGCCCGGATCACCAGCATCGCCCCCTACGGCACGGACCATGCCGCACGACAGCAGGGAATGAGCCAACTTCTCACTCATCAGGGGGAGTTGCACCAGGTAGCCGACGGCCCGGCGCGCCCCGCCCCGGCACGGGCGCCGCTGCCGCAGTTGCCGCCCGCCCCGCCGGTGCCGCCGCAGGCGCTGGCGCAGGAGCTGGCCGCCGCGTTCGGACCGCAGGGCATCTGCCGGTTCGACCAGCGGGCCGTCTCCCGCCAGGGGGTGCCCGAGGCCGTGTCGGCGACGCTGGCGTGGGCGGGCCTCCCGGCCGATTTCAATCCGTTCTTCTGGGCGCAGCCCGCGCACCCCGTCGTCCTGACCCTCGCCGAACTGGCCGCCCAGCGCCAGGTGCGGTCCGCGTCCGACGCGGCCTCGTACCTGGTGGTGGGGAATGATTTCGGCCGCCAGATCTGTGTCCAGTACGGCACCGCGCACATCGTCGCCGTACCGCTGGAGGCCGGTCCGGACGGGGCGCCCGCGCAGCCGCAGTTCGTGAACAGCGGGCTGCCCGAGTTCGTCCGCTGTATGGCGATGCTGGGCCGGATGTGGCGGTTCCGCTACGGGCTCACACCGGAGCAGGCGGGGCGCTGGACGGTCGATTTCCAGGCGCATTTGACGGCGCTCGATCCGGCCGCGCTCTCCTCACCGGAGAACTGGTGGTCGGTTCTGCTCGAACAGATGTGGGACGGGCTGCTCTAG
- a CDS encoding MFS transporter, with the protein MGENPQVSASGHRPAGPQGETGQRGSVVAALMLSMALVALDGTILSTSVPSIVADLGGFSIFSWLFAGYLLAITVSLPVYGKLCDTVGRKPVLVFGIVLFLLGSVLCAMAWNMGSLIAFRIIQGLGGGALQGTVHTIASDLYPLKERPRIQSRLSIVWGVSAVTGPAVGGVLATYADWRWIFLINVPVGLVALWLIVRQLRESAPGVHANGPGAGGTRGIRGFLGGRTADGSERAPIDWLGALTVFAAGTALLAALVQGGIAWSWFSAPSLALLGTGAVLIVALVLIERRAAEPMLPGWVWRRPTIAAVNLALCGLGVLMTAPAVFLPTYAQSVMGLDPIAAGLVLSVMTLSWPVTAAWSNRIYNRIGFRQTAMIGVGCAALVLAAFPLLPYPPSPWQPALMMLLLGAALGIFQLPLIVGVQSTVVWYERGVTTASVLFYRQIGQSVGAAVFGAVGNAVLASRLGGTSDLDSVSRTLEDSDSLSEEAADGLRRAVDAAVDHVFVGGAVAAVLALLALLLLAPRHFPVIDDEPGPGQNAEGTADDGRPRERTEG; encoded by the coding sequence GTGGGGGAGAATCCGCAGGTGTCGGCGTCCGGTCACAGACCCGCCGGACCCCAGGGGGAGACCGGTCAACGAGGCTCTGTCGTCGCCGCGTTGATGCTGAGCATGGCGCTCGTCGCGCTGGACGGGACCATTCTCTCCACCTCCGTCCCGTCGATCGTCGCCGACCTCGGCGGGTTCTCCATCTTCTCCTGGCTCTTCGCCGGGTATCTGCTCGCGATCACCGTCTCGCTCCCCGTCTACGGGAAGCTCTGCGACACCGTCGGACGCAAACCCGTCCTCGTCTTCGGCATCGTCCTCTTCCTCCTCGGCTCCGTGCTGTGCGCGATGGCCTGGAACATGGGGTCGCTGATCGCCTTCCGGATCATCCAGGGGCTCGGCGGCGGCGCGCTCCAGGGGACCGTGCACACCATCGCGTCCGATCTCTACCCCTTGAAGGAACGTCCCCGCATCCAGTCCCGGCTGTCGATCGTGTGGGGTGTGTCCGCCGTGACCGGACCGGCGGTCGGCGGGGTCCTGGCGACGTACGCGGACTGGCGGTGGATCTTCCTGATCAACGTCCCGGTGGGGCTGGTGGCGCTCTGGCTGATCGTCCGGCAGCTGCGGGAGTCCGCCCCGGGCGTGCACGCGAACGGCCCCGGTGCGGGGGGAACACGCGGCATACGGGGCTTCCTCGGCGGCCGTACGGCAGACGGTTCCGAGCGCGCGCCCATCGACTGGCTCGGCGCGCTCACCGTCTTCGCCGCCGGTACCGCCCTGCTCGCCGCGCTCGTCCAGGGCGGAATCGCCTGGTCCTGGTTCTCGGCTCCCTCGCTCGCGCTGCTCGGCACGGGCGCCGTCCTGATCGTGGCGCTGGTGCTGATCGAGCGGCGGGCCGCCGAACCCATGCTCCCGGGCTGGGTCTGGCGGCGCCCCACCATCGCCGCCGTCAATCTCGCCCTCTGCGGACTCGGCGTCCTCATGACCGCGCCCGCCGTCTTCCTGCCGACGTACGCGCAGTCCGTCATGGGGCTCGACCCGATCGCCGCCGGGCTCGTGCTCTCCGTGATGACGCTGAGCTGGCCGGTGACCGCCGCCTGGTCCAACCGGATCTACAACCGCATCGGCTTCCGGCAGACCGCGATGATCGGTGTCGGCTGCGCGGCCCTGGTGCTCGCCGCGTTCCCGCTGCTGCCCTATCCGCCCTCGCCCTGGCAGCCCGCCCTGATGATGCTGCTCCTCGGCGCGGCCCTGGGCATCTTCCAGCTCCCGCTGATCGTGGGCGTGCAGTCCACCGTCGTCTGGTACGAGCGGGGTGTGACGACGGCGTCCGTGCTGTTCTACCGCCAGATCGGGCAGAGCGTGGGCGCCGCCGTCTTCGGCGCCGTGGGGAACGCGGTCCTCGCCTCCCGGCTCGGCGGCACGAGCGACCTCGACTCCGTCTCCCGCACCCTGGAGGACTCCGACTCGCTCTCCGAGGAGGCCGCCGACGGGCTGCGGCGCGCCGTGGACGCGGCCGTCGACCATGTCTTCGTCGGCGGCGCGGTCGCGGCGGTGCTGGCGCTGCTCGCCCTCCTGCTGCTGGCCCCCCGGCACTTCCCCGTCATCGACGACGAACCGGGCCCCGGACAGAACGCGGAGGGCACAGCGGACGACGGGCGCCCGAGGGAGAGAACGGAGGGCTGA
- a CDS encoding DUF6332 family protein yields MDMGRESRWEKDAVTVEIVFALVTAVALAAAVFAGALALALSFDISGSVRQGVLTGGALLGATAGVWRLIRVLLRFDKQRRMGR; encoded by the coding sequence ATGGACATGGGACGTGAGTCACGGTGGGAAAAGGACGCAGTGACGGTGGAGATCGTTTTCGCCCTGGTGACCGCCGTCGCGCTGGCTGCGGCGGTTTTCGCCGGTGCTCTGGCTCTCGCACTGTCCTTCGACATCTCCGGTTCAGTGAGGCAGGGCGTGTTGACGGGGGGCGCGCTGCTCGGAGCGACGGCCGGAGTGTGGCGTCTGATACGGGTGCTGCTTCGGTTCGACAAGCAACGCCGGATGGGCCGCTGA
- a CDS encoding ABC transporter ATP-binding protein, with product MTTAVTIPRHAGAGGVTAVAARGRQVVKAYGAGETRVVALDHVDVDINRGQFTAIMGPSGSGKSTLMHCLAGLDTVTSGKIYLDDTEITTLKDKRLTQLRRDRIGFIFQAFNLLPTLNALENITLPMDIAGRKPDAAWLNRVVETVGLAERLKHRPTQLSGGQQQRVAVARALAARPEIIFGDEPTGNLDSRAGAEVLGFLRQSVDELGQTIVMVTHDPVAASYADRVLYLADGRIVDEMFRPTAEAVLDRMKDFDARGRTS from the coding sequence GTGACAACGGCTGTGACCATTCCCCGCCATGCGGGCGCAGGAGGAGTGACGGCCGTCGCCGCGCGTGGGCGGCAGGTCGTGAAGGCGTACGGGGCGGGGGAGACCCGGGTCGTCGCGCTCGACCATGTCGACGTCGACATCAACCGGGGGCAGTTCACGGCGATCATGGGGCCCTCGGGGTCCGGCAAATCGACGCTGATGCACTGCCTCGCCGGGCTGGACACGGTGACCTCCGGGAAGATCTACCTGGACGACACGGAGATCACGACCCTCAAGGACAAGAGGCTCACCCAGCTCCGCAGGGACCGGATCGGCTTTATCTTCCAGGCGTTCAACCTGCTGCCGACGCTCAACGCGCTGGAGAACATCACGCTCCCGATGGACATCGCCGGCCGCAAGCCGGACGCCGCCTGGCTGAACCGGGTGGTGGAGACGGTGGGCCTGGCGGAGCGGCTGAAGCACCGGCCCACGCAGCTCTCCGGTGGTCAGCAGCAGCGCGTGGCCGTCGCGCGGGCGCTCGCCGCGCGGCCGGAGATCATATTCGGGGACGAGCCCACGGGGAACCTGGACTCCCGCGCGGGCGCCGAAGTACTCGGCTTTCTGCGGCAGTCGGTGGACGAGCTGGGGCAGACCATCGTCATGGTCACACATGACCCGGTCGCCGCCTCCTACGCGGACCGCGTGCTCTACCTCGCGGACGGACGGATCGTCGACGAGATGTTCCGGCCCACCGCGGAGGCCGTGCTCGACCGGATGAAGGACTTCGACGCCCGGGGGCGTACCTCGTGA